Proteins from one Arthrobacter sp. DNA4 genomic window:
- the purB gene encoding adenylosuccinate lyase encodes MPETAATADTRTPSGRLALAASSEKIALGPLDGRYQSAVAPLVDYLSEAALNRDRVAVEVEWLIHLTSNNVLPGAGPLSAEQQDRLRAIVTEFDAASVQELADIEAVTVHDVKAVEYYIGRRLPAIRIENLTAMVHFGCTSEDINNLSYALGVKGAVEDVWLPAARALVAQISRMAEDNRAVPMLSRTHGQPATPTTLGKELAVIAHRLTRQLDRIAKTEYLGKINGATGTYAAHVASVPGADWQQVSRSFVEGLGLTWNPLTTQIESHDWQAELYADVARFNRILHNVCTDVWSYISIGYFAQIPVAGATGSSTMPHKVNPIRFENAEANLEISNGLLDTLAATLVTSRWQRDLTDSSSQRNIGVAFGHSLLAISNVAKGLERLDVAEDVLAADLDTNWEVLGEAIQMVMRAEAIAGVEGMENPYERLKDLTRGQRVDAARMQEFVQGLGLSPEAEARLLALTPGRYTGIADQLVDHLK; translated from the coding sequence CGCGTCATCGGAAAAAATCGCTCTTGGACCCCTGGACGGCCGTTACCAGTCCGCCGTCGCGCCCCTCGTGGACTACCTGTCCGAGGCCGCCCTGAACCGGGACCGCGTGGCCGTGGAAGTTGAGTGGCTTATCCACCTGACCAGCAACAACGTCCTTCCCGGCGCCGGACCCCTGAGCGCCGAACAGCAGGACCGGCTCCGCGCCATCGTCACCGAATTCGATGCAGCGTCGGTGCAGGAGCTCGCCGACATCGAAGCCGTGACCGTGCACGACGTGAAGGCTGTGGAGTACTACATCGGCCGCCGCCTCCCCGCAATCCGCATTGAAAACCTGACCGCCATGGTCCACTTCGGCTGCACCTCCGAGGACATCAACAACCTCTCCTACGCTTTGGGCGTCAAGGGCGCTGTGGAGGACGTGTGGCTCCCGGCAGCCCGGGCCCTGGTGGCCCAGATCAGCAGGATGGCGGAGGACAACCGGGCGGTTCCCATGCTGTCCCGCACCCATGGCCAGCCGGCCACCCCCACCACGCTGGGCAAGGAACTGGCCGTCATCGCGCACCGCCTGACCCGTCAGCTGGACCGGATCGCGAAGACCGAATACCTGGGCAAGATCAACGGTGCCACCGGCACCTACGCCGCCCATGTGGCCTCCGTCCCGGGCGCCGACTGGCAGCAGGTCTCCAGGTCGTTCGTCGAAGGCCTGGGCCTCACCTGGAACCCGCTCACCACGCAGATCGAAAGCCACGACTGGCAGGCCGAGCTCTACGCCGACGTGGCCCGCTTCAACCGCATCCTGCACAACGTCTGCACCGACGTCTGGAGCTACATCTCCATTGGCTACTTCGCGCAGATCCCGGTGGCCGGGGCAACCGGCTCGTCCACCATGCCGCACAAGGTCAACCCCATCCGCTTCGAGAACGCCGAGGCCAACCTGGAGATCTCCAACGGCCTGCTGGACACCCTGGCCGCCACGTTGGTGACCTCGCGCTGGCAGCGCGACCTCACCGACTCCTCCAGCCAGCGCAACATTGGCGTCGCATTCGGGCACTCCCTCCTGGCCATCTCCAACGTGGCCAAGGGCCTGGAGCGCCTGGATGTTGCCGAGGACGTCCTGGCAGCGGACCTGGACACCAACTGGGAGGTCCTGGGCGAGGCAATCCAGATGGTGATGCGGGCCGAGGCAATCGCCGGCGTCGAAGGCATGGAAAACCCCTACGAGCGCCTCAAGGACCTCACCCGCGGCCAGCGCGTGGATGCCGCCCGCATGCAGGAATTCGTGCAGGGCCTGGGCCTTTCCCCGGAGGCCGAGGCACGCCTCCTGGCCCTCACCCCCGGCCGTTACACCGGCATCGCGGACCAGCTGGTGGACCACCTGAAGTAG